Part of the Anopheles coluzzii chromosome 3, AcolN3, whole genome shotgun sequence genome is shown below.
CCACTTCTGACATCAAATGTGGAGttttttattcgatttaaGACAAATAACTCTTTATTGATGACTTCAGTTCACAACATGTTAATCGCTTCGCGGTCCGAATTCAACTCCCCGCGCTTAACCCGCGCTCCCGATTTTAACGCTgcgcgttctctctctcgcaacTCGTTCCTAGTTCGCTCTGAATTGAAGTCAAGTGCTTCCGACGTCATTATTGCGTCTTTgtttgttattctttttttgtctgaACAATACCGACTCCACAGCCGATACCAATTATTTACTCACCATAATTACATAATCTGATTTCTAATAAGCCTTTAGGCTCAATGtctttataaaatataaaaacatttacGAAAGTGCAGTGCGTTACAATATTTCACACGCCTTTCATCCCTTCGGTGTGTACACAGGTGAGGTCAGCACCGAACAGTGGTAAGGCCACATAGTGGTCACCACAACTTATGCCAATCCTCTCATGTCGTCCACTGAAAGTAGGAATAGCACACATGGCAACGACGTCTGCACTACACAGGCGCATTCACTAGTATGGGTGTCTTTGCGTCTTCGTATAGCACGCGAAATTCTTGATAAGTCGCGTTTTCACTTTGACGATCACTTGCTGATATGCTTTTGAACAACCGTCGATATGATATGATCCAGAAACTGTACATTTGCATCTTACACAGCCCTTTGATAAATTCTCAACCATGTGTTGGATAATTCACTTTCTTCGTCAGCGGATTCACGCGAAATTCTTGATAAGTCGCGTTTTCACTTTGACGATCACTTGCTGATATGCTTTTGAACAACCGTCGATATGATATGATCCAGAAACTGTACATTTGCATCTTCCACCGCCCTTTGATAAACTCTCAACCATGTGTTGGATAATTCACTTTCTTCGTCAGCGGATTTTAGCGAGGCGTCCCTTCTTCCGCTCACTTCGTCGTTTACTATTTGTCACATATGATCATTTCCATGTGATCAGTTTGAGTCCATTTCCTCGAAATGCGCTTCTGCTGCATGTCCCTCATCTGACTTGCTCCTTTCAGATTTTTTAAAGATGTGGCCAAATTTATTACCCTTCCAACACGTAGGACCTTGCATCCTTTACATGATAGTAATATTGCGgttcttaaaataaaattattctacCTCTCGCAGCATTACTGTCTTTCGCGAGGTTCACGGCCTCTACTGTTTCATCTGCTTTGGAAATAGGCTCCACAGCGTCCCACAGATCCTCGATCTCTAGAAAGATTTCCTACAAATTTCCACGTTGATCGTTGACCGACTAGTCGTTCGATATCGGTGCTCGATTCCCAACCAAATTGATACGTTAACAATTATACCAGTACCATTCCAAAATTATATACACCCGAAATAATCTCCTTAATTTCAGCACGTTCAATATATTAatctgaaacaaaaacaacatgtATATTGATATTAAAACCAAGTTCAGTTTCGCTCGCTTCTTCTCAATATCAAAGCTCCTGTACGACACTTCATGTGAGTGTTTTACGTATTAaatcttaaaaataattatttcggTCGCCAAAAGATTGCACATCGGTCGAAGCTGCATAGAATTGCTGGTTACATTTTCATTaagaacagtttttttttaatgtacacGATGCCTGCCTTTAGTGCTGTTACAGTATATAAGCTTTAATACCACATATCGGGGTTTTATTTTACCGGCGATATAATATAGTCTCCCCTCTAGCATAAGACGGTAAACTAGACTTTTATTTGGAGCGTTCGTGCTCTATAATCAACCAAAAGTAAatagtaaatttaaaaatgtaaaattacaTTTCTGTTGCTAGTCGAATAAGGTGAAGTCAATTGGTgtaaaaaagtgaaatttattgtatagtgttttatttaattgtaTAGAATTCGCGCAGgtttaaaactaaaattttgAACTGTAATctataataaatatttaaaaacgataattaaaaagtttttttttgttatgaaatGTATGATATCACAAGAatggttgattttatttttagtgaATGAGTCCTTAATTTTAACTCGTGTTGTGAAAACTCAGCGATGGGAATGGGAGTAAGTTGCAATCTATTTTTGCTGGCTGTTTTTGATTCAGAGTTTTACTTTCTGTGTGTAGTGCGGACATCGTTCAAATGATCATCATACCCGTCAACACTACATGGTGTATCCAGCAGTGTTTGGTGCGGAAGATATCTTCGTGGTTTTGTAAGCTGTTTGattaatgaataataaaaaaaaagtatttattaatttctttttacACGGTTCATGTCAATTTGGAACAGCTTCCTATTGATGATGAGAATGTCATTCCAAACCGAATGATCCCAACATGGGATTAAACATTACGATGTTTTAAGTCATTCAGGAATGAGTTGGCCGAGTGAGACTGGAGCAGTGTATATGTTTTCCGTTTCGTCGCGTGGAGAGAGGGGAAGGGAGGTAAAACAATGATAATGGCATATTTGTCACTTCATAAATCGGTGTGAGCAGCAGTTTGCAGAAAGGTCctgaattattttttatacgaACTTCTTACCATTATTTCATTATGGGTATGTGTATACTCTAAAAATCGTGAGACTGTCAAAGGATTAATCAGGCTCGTTTATAGAAATGATAGTCAATAATCCGATACAAGTAACACCTGCGTTAGTTTGCATCTTTTCTGTCTTTTTCCTCCCCTAAAATTGATTCCTCATTCAAGAGATTTTAATACATTGTTATCTTCACCTACCTCCTGGCACCTGGTCTCACTGGCGAAACCCTCTTACCTGCGTTAGAGAGGAATATTTCTAGAAAAAGTATAGTTGGTCTCGTGTGGCTGGCGGAACAAAGGTGGAACCGCTAAAAGGACGAACTGTAGATCCTGATActcgaataacacggataatagGTCAAAGTATATATTTTATCCCAAATTCAATTTCTTTGAAGTTTagaagtttttatttttatttttttattcaatatttgaatattttcgtGAATTTTATCATTCACGTCACGCAATGTcatctttgtattgaactgtaaTTTCTCAACAACACGGATGAAAGAAACACGGATAAACGGTGTCCCACTCTGCAGAAGTTGACAAGAGCTATGCAGAATGGCGTTTTattttcgctctcttttttcctctctctctctctctccctctctctctctctcacacacacacacacgaacattcACTCATTCTTCCAAATTGTCCAAAATCCAGTCGATGTAATTTTCCACACGAGTGTATACACCAGGAGCTGTTTCCTTACCGCATGTTCTCAACCCGTACGACACCACGCCGTACTGTACGAAACGTGCGTTGACAGCGACCGTTTTGAGCGGTCCACCGGAGTCACCGCTACAGTTGTCGGTCCGATTCGCTCCGATCGCACACATCTGATCGCTATTGACGGTGACGTATTTGTCCTTCCtttgcagcagctgctggcaCACGTCATTTGGAAGCTGTCTGAGCAGTCCTACCTGTAGTACGTCTGACGATGTATCGTTTTCCGTCAATCCCCAGCCGGAAACGTAGTAGATTTCCTTTACGGTGCGCATTTCCGGCAACACTGGCAAGCAGATCGGCATCACATCTGCGCGGATGAACCGGGGTTTAGAGAACTCTGCGATGTGTCAGCTGTTTTTGCTACTTACTTTCGTTATAGGACGCCTCCGATGCAAGTCGAATCAGCGCAATATCGTTCACCTTATGTCGCGCACTGTAGTCTTTGTGCTTGATCGTTCGCTCCACGGCAATGTTCTGGGGTGGCAAAGCGCACCGCTCCCCTCGCTTGTCGCAGTCGATATCGCTCTTCAGATCGAACTCGCCCAAACGTACCGAGATTCtggtgttaaaaaaataaattaaaaaagagaTAATGTAACAATGCAAACCTGCGCTTGCTGCGTTGTGCAAAGGCACGTGATCGTCGATTATCCGGACGGCATGGGACCGAAGTATGTAACTGgctgccggttaatcgatttccaAGGACAATCGATGGTCCAACAAATGTCAtactttcataaaaaatattaaaaaataatttaacaacTTGATCATCGGTCAAAATGAAAGTTGTCAGAttcatgcgcacggttaaaTCGTCCctggataatcgacgttctactgtattccCTTATAGAAGTTGTAGCAGACGCCTATCTCttagtacagtcgtcagctcacacgacttaacaacatgcccgtcgtgggttcaagccccattAACCGTGCTGTTATATATACTGTTAAGAGCCGTCATCTCGATATCAAAGAGCCCGCACTTTGCCGATCGCTGGTATTAGTActttaaagcaaaaaatacaaccggcgttgaaattaattaaacaaaatcgTTTTCATCTCGGTCGGCTTCCGCTTTTCTGCACTGTGCAGCGGTAGTTATGTAGAGACCATGAACGGTTTGTCAAACATATGAATCGTCTGAAGTCTAATCAGGAGTACAGATACAGGATCTACTAGAGATGTAGGGAAGTAGTGTTTTCATGTAAAACCGTCCATAGAAGAGGGGTTGTGCGATAACAGATTGTCTAAGGATGACACGGGACCGTCAGCAGTTTCGGAAGCTCCTGGAGCAGGTACAAACGGCGTAGCGTTTATAAGCAATGCATATGCTTTACTTACATAGCTTTTCTCGAAAAGCAATGGGCTGCAGTCAGTACGTAGCGCTTGTTGATCAACGTACCGCCACAAACGAATGCAAGTTCCGTGTCTTGCAGCAGTGCCATCCAGGGATACTGGAACAGTATGGCGTCTATGCCGTTGGCAATCTTTTCCTCGATGTACGGACCGCACTTTTCTAGATCGAGCAGCGTCAGGTTGCGCTTACGATGGTTGTTGCTGTCCGCTTCCTGCT
Proteins encoded:
- the LOC120957238 gene encoding phenoloxidase-activating factor 3-like, translating into MGSAVKIRNNMASAMAGVVAVALLIVACCQIVVAQYNQCKGGEHCIDINECAHFGPHHTDPSKWSVSLKRDFRDKLCHRESNNGKFLFKVCCQQEADSNNHRKRNLTLLDLEKCGPYIEEKIANGIDAILFQYPWMALLQDTELAFVCGGTLINKRYVLTAAHCFSRKAIISVRLGEFDLKSDIDCDKRGERCALPPQNIAVERTIKHKDYSARHKVNDIALIRLASEASYNENVMPICLPVLPEMRTVKEIYYVSGWGLTENDTSSDVLQVGLLRQLPNDVCQQLLQRKDKYVTVNSDQMCAIGANRTDNCSGDSGGPLKTVAVNARFVQYGVVSYGLRTCGKETAPGVYTRVENYIDWILDNLEE